Proteins co-encoded in one Setaria viridis chromosome 9, Setaria_viridis_v4.0, whole genome shotgun sequence genomic window:
- the LOC117836844 gene encoding translocase of chloroplast 101, chloroplastic: protein MALLVRARLSSLDDDDDDAATASSLSSAASSPPLSPLPASPPPLPARAAVIGAPRVAAQLSSADEDVSESLDDDTSSGEDGELVEEVSNGFFFAVARVPPPPPSPPPEDPSAVPGGETAGSAASASESGDSFGAAEGSLEESFMSSNSVLEVLDAGAGSGLGGVIEDGNGTGVEGSLDGSFQSSRSVIGALDGGEAAESGDLVDVTGVPVLIDDEQGVQDVGAEAVDDVAPEPFMPIAGEPLEGESVSDHEVAELLPVIGATEGEDAGFGLRSDDSDAKGSTAEHVAVMDVEDASPENVATRDGASDTVEIRDNFDEPESVAYDGHNKVDEEADGDHEASDDLASMPISASDDTVDLLVKEPEDNVPASKGTRFGVDDSDDVEVNGDDEYEEEVNGKEIELFDYAALVELLRAANISSGQGKAKVFPFESSEPKHLPPTVTSIPRTDVASTERDDPEKEMTDEEKKIYRKVDLVRIKYMRLIHRLGYDTNHLVPVQVLYRLSLVEGFRRVRMANNSSELENAWKRALQLEEEGIEDLEFSCNILVLGKTGVGKSATINSIFGEDKSKTNAFLPATSSVKEITGVVDGVKFRVIDTPGLGTSAKDEKSNRRVLNSVKRYMKRCPPDIILYVDRIDTQRQEANSLSLLRAITSVLGLSIWSRTIITLTHSGAAPPEGPSGSAMNYDMVVTHRTHAIQQSIRQVTNDPRIENPVALVENHHLCQRNTEGEKVLPDGLTWRRLLLLLCYSKKIIAEIESLSNRRGSSASSLGRFFQVPTLPYFLSCLLRSREHPRSSNDRNAGSVDSELDLDELLNEVQEDEEDDYDQLPPFKPLSKSQVAKLSKEQQKLYFDEYDYRTKLLQKKQLKEQVRRFKEMKEGNDNDVPSEDGHPDDEYDTDRSPMPDWALPSSFDSDDPVHRYRCLEPTPNLLVRAVNNPEVWDHDCGFDGVSVQHSLDVANKYPASLWVQVNKDKREFTIHMDSSMSVKHGDHASSLAGFDIQTIMDQLAYTLRGETKVKNFRKNTTTGGLSVTFLGNTVVTGAKFEDKLSVGNRLTLVANTGAVSVSGDSAYGVNMEATLHEKSYPVGQGLTTLGASLVRCHKEWTMTANLDSQFSVGRTSNMAVHVDLNNKLTGRVSIKANTSEQLKIALLGVCSATMYLWNKMHPGADANA from the coding sequence atGGCGCTGCTCGTGCGCGCGCGCCTCTCCtcgctcgacgacgacgacgacgacgcggccacGGCGTCCTCGCTGTCCTCGGCGGCGTCCTCCCCGCCGCTCTCGCCGCTCccggcgtccccgccgccgctgcccgcgcgcgccgcggtcaTCGGCGCCCCGCGCGTCGCGGCGCAGCTCTCGTCCGCCGACGAGGACGTCAGCGAGTCGCTCGACGACGACACCAGCTCCGGGGAGGACGGCGAGCTGGTGGAGGAGGTCTCCAACggcttcttcttcgccgtcgccagggtgcccccgccgccgccgtcgccaccgcccgaGGACCCCAGCGCGGTCCCCGGCGGCGAGACGGCGGGGTCCGCCGCCTCTGCGTCCGAGAGCGGGGACAGCTTTGGCGCCGCGGAGGGGTCGCTGGAGGAGAGCTTCATGAGCTCCAACAGCGTCTTGGAAGTGCTCGACGCCGGAGCAGGGAGCGGATTGGGCGGTGTCATTGAGGATGGTAATGGTACGGGCGTCGAGGGATCGTTAGATGGGAGCTTCCAGAGTTCCAGGAGCGTCATTGGCGCGCTGGATGGCGGGGAGGCTGCTGAATCAGGTGATCTGGTGGATGTTACAGGTGTTCCTGTCCTGATTGATGATGAGCAGGGGGTGCAGGATGTTGGTGCTGAGGCTGTTGATGATGTGGCGCCTGAGCCTTTCATGCCTATTGCTGGGGAGCCTTTGGAGGGGGAGAGTGTGTCTGATCATGAGGTTGCTGAATTGCTTCCTGTTATCGGTGCTACAGAAGGAGAGGATGCTGGTTTTGGACTTCGGAGCGATGATTCTGATGCAAAAGGTAGTACAGCAGAGCATGTGGCAGTTATGGATGTTGAAGATGCTAGTCCTGAAAATGTTGCCACAAGGGATGGTGCATCTGACACTGTGGAAATCCGTGATAATTTTGATGAACCAGAATCTGTTGCATATGACGGTCATAATAAGGTAGACGAGGAAGCTGATGGTGACCATGAAGCTTCGGATGATCTTGCATCAATGCCAATCTCCGCAAGTGATGATACTGTGGACCTTCTGGTAAAAGAACCGGAGGACAACGTGCCTGCTTCCAAAGGCACACGCTTTGGTGTGGATGATTCAGATGATGTGGAGGTAAACGGCGATGATGAATATGAAGAGGAGGTGAATGGAAAGGAAATCGAGCTTTTTGATTATGCAGCTCTAGTTGAACTTCTAAGGGCCGCAAACATCTCATCAGGACAAGGCAAGGCCAAGGTTTTTCCATTTGAATCTTCTGAGCCCAAGCATCTGCCTCCCACTGTAACCAGCATTCCTAGGACTGACGTGGCTTCTACAGAAAGAGATGACCCTGAGAAAGAGATGaccgatgaggaaaagaagataTACAGAAAGGTGGACCTGGTACGAATCAAGTACATGCGTCTCATTCATAGATTGGGTTATGATACTAACCATCTGGTACCAGTGCAAGTGCTGTATCGGCTTAGTCTTGTTGAAGGTTTCAGGCGTGTTAGGATGGCAAACAATTCCTCTGAGCTCGAGAATGCCTGGAAGAGGGCTTTGCAGCTTGAGGAAGAGGGAATTGAGGACCTTGAATTCTCCTGCAATATTTTGGTCCTTGGGAAGACTGGGGTGGGGAAGAGTGCAACGATAAATTCCATTTTTGGCGAAGATAAATCCAAGACAAATGCTTTTCTACCGGCAACATCATCTGTGAAAGAGATTACTGGAGTTGTTGATGGTGTCAAGTTTCGTGTCATCGACACCCCTGGACTTGGGACTTCGGCCAAGGATGAAAAATCAAATCGGAGAGTGCTCAACTCTGTTAAGAGGTATATGAAGAGATGCCCTCCTGATATTATTCTGTATGTCGATCGGATTGATACCCAGCGACAGGAAGCAAATAGCCTATCCCTCTTGCGAGCTATTACCAGTGTGCTAGGCCTGTCAATATGGTCCAGGACAATTATTACTCTCACTCACTCAGGAGCAGCTCCCCCTGAAGGCCCTAGTGGTTCCGCAATGAACTATGATATGGTTGTGACTCATCGAACTCATGCAATTCAGCAAAGCATCCGGCAGGTAACTAATGATCCTCGAATTGAGAATCCAGTGGCTCTTGTGGAGAACCATCATCTCTGTCAGAGGAACACAGAGGGTGAAAAGGTGCTTCCTGATGGCCTTACTTGGAGGCGTCTGCTCCTCCTCCTATGCTACTCAAAGAAGATTATCGCTGAGATTGAGAGTCTCTCAAACCGTCGTGGTTCTTCTGCAAGTTCCTTAGGTCGCTTTTTTCAAGTGCCTACACTTCCTTACTTCTTATCATGTTTGTTGCGATCTAGAGAGCACCCTAGGAGTTCCAATGACCGTAATGCTGGGAGTGTGGATTCAGAGCTTGATCTAGATGAATTGTTGAATGAGGttcaagaggatgaagaagatgattaCGATCAGCTTCCTCCCTTTAAGCCACTAAGTAAATCCCAGGTTGCAAAACTCTCGAAAGAGCAACAGAAGTTGTATTTTGATGAATATGATTACCGAACTAAGCTTCTTCAGAAAAAGCAGCTGAAGGAACAAGTCAGAAGATTTAAGGAAATGAAGGAGGGCAATGACAATGATGTACCTTCTGAGGATGGTCATCCTGATGATGAATATGATACAGATAGATCTCCTATGCCAGACTGGGCATTGCCATCTTCGTTTGACTCTGATGATCCTGTTCACCGATATCGGTGCCTTGAACCTACACCGAACCTTCTGGTTCGGGCTGTTAACAACCCTGAGGTATGGGATCATGATTGTGGTTTTGATGGTGTGAGTGTCCAACATAGCCTTGATGTTGCTAACAAGTATCCAGCTTCCCTCTGGGTTCAAGTTAACAAGGACAAGAGAGAGTTCACCATTCATATGGATTCCTCAATGTCAGTTAAGCATGGAGATCATGCCTCGAGCCTGGCAGGCTTTGACATCCAGACAATCATGGACCAGCTTGCTTACACTCTAAGAGGGGAGACCAAAGTCAAGAACTTCAGGAAAAACACCACGACTGGTGGTTTATCCGTGACTTTTTTGGGAAATACCGTGGTGACTGGAGCGAAGTTTGAAGACAAGCTTTCAGTTGGCAACAGGTTAACACTGGTAGCCAACACTGGTGCTGTGTCCGTGAGTGGTGATTCTGCATATGGGGTGAATATGGAGGCAACTCTGCATGAGAAAAGTTATCCTGTAGGTCAAGGGCTCACAACTTTGGGTGCATCCTTAGTAAGGTGCCATAAAGAATGGACCATGACTGCAAACTTGGATTCCCAGTTCTCTGTTGGGAGGACTTCAAACATGGCAGTTCATGTTGATTTAAACAACAAACTAACTGGACGGGTGAGCATCAAGGCTAACACTTCAGAACAGCTGAAGATTGCCCTTTTAGGTGTCTGTTCAGCGACAATGTATTTGTGGAACAAGATGCATCCTGGTGCAGATGCTAATGCTTAA
- the LOC117840535 gene encoding electron transfer flavoprotein subunit alpha, mitochondrial, translating to MAAMVAGALRRGSGYGSGGFRCSLRLLAQSLRRFASTLVVAEHEGGFVKPSSLSALAAAEAIAKENKISVLLGGSGPALHKAADHAASSHPLVSEVLLADSEALAHPLAEPWAELLHSVQQKGGYSHVIASSTSFGKNLLPRAAALLDVSPVTDVTAIKEPRIFVRPIYAGNALCTVKYTGEDPCMMSVRSTSFSPNTEAMSETKVAPITQVDLSFLSEGKSKWVNLTSQDTERPDLANARAVVTGGRGLKSAENFKLLEQLAEKLGAAVGATRAAVDAGYVPNDLQVGQTGKIVAPELYMAFGVSGAIQHLAGMRDSKVIVAVNKDADAPIFQVADYGLVADLFEVLDELLKKIPDKK from the exons atggcggcgatggtggcgggtGCGCTGCGGAGGGGAAGCGGATACGGCAGTGGTGGCTTCCGCTGCAGCTTGCGTCTCCTCGCTCAGTCGCTTCGCAGATTC GCGAGCACGCTGGTCGTAGCGGAGCACGAAGGTGGGTTCGTGAAACCGTCGTCCCTGAGCGCATTGGCCGCTGCGGAGGCAATTGCAAAAGAGAACAAAATTTCTGTTCTGTTGGGTGGATCCGGACCTGCGCTTCACAAGGCTGCCGATCACGCTGCGTCCAGTCATCCACTGGTTTCTGAG GTGCTGCTTGCCGATTCAGAAGCCTTGGCACATCCTTTGGCTGAACCATGGGCCGAGCTACTCCACTCTGTTCAGCAGAAAGGAGGCTACTCTCATGTTATAGCTTCATCGACGTCCTTTGGGAAGAATTTGCTTCCACGTGCTGCAGCTCTTCTTGATGTATCCCCTGTTACTGATGTCACTGCAATAAAGGAGCCACGAATCTTTGTGAG GCCAATTTATGCTGGTAATGCACTCTGTACTGTGAAATATACTGGAGAGGATCCTTGCATGATGAGTGTTAGATCAACTTCGTTTTCTCCAAATACTGAGGCTATGTCTGAAACAAAGGTTGCACCTATCACCCAGGTTGATCTCTCTTTCCTCAGTGAAG GGAAATCTAAATGGGTGAATCTGACATCCCAAGACACAGAGCGACCTGATCTTGCAAATGCCCGTGCAGTAGTCACTGGAGGCAGAGGTTTAAAAAGTGctgaaaattttaaattattggAGCAGCTTGCTGAGAAACTTGGTGCAGCAG TGGGTGCTACTAGGGCTGCTGTTGATGCAGGTTATGTTCCAAACGACCTTCAG GTTGGTCAGACAGGGAAAATTGTTGCACCAGAGCTCTACATGGCTTTTGGAGTTTCTGGAGCAATACAGCACTTGGCGGGAATGAGAGATTCAAAGGTTATTGTGGCCGTTAATAAAGATGCTGATGCCCCCATATTTCAG GTTGCAGATTATGGGCTAGTTGCGGATCTATTCGAGGTTCTCGACGAATTGTTGAAGAAGATCCCAGACAAGAAGTGA